In Roseofilum casamattae BLCC-M143, one genomic interval encodes:
- a CDS encoding prolyl oligopeptidase family serine peptidase, with protein sequence MQTFQIPQTRKIAQVDNYHGTLVADPYRWLEDLESDETKAWVESQNQATFDFLGQISDRHPLKERLEHLWNYEKYGIPFKQGDRLFYFKNSGIQNQSVLYTLVNTESEPEILLDPNILSEDGTIALSGISVSEDGQYLAYGLSKSGSDWQQWHVRNIETGEDLSDRLDWIKFSGVTWSKDNRGFYYSRYAEPTEGQAYQEQNFYGKLYYHQLGTPQSDDRLIYERPDQKEWLFGTEITEDGKYLIISISRSTESKNLIFYQDLTAESGEIVELISEFIAGFDLIGNEGSTFWFQTSLDAPKWRVVAIDLQTPDPQEWQEIIPESENAIASVSYINRNFIVRYLQDAHSQVQICDRSGTLLETVELPGVGSASGFNGKPEDTETFYSFTSYTTPSRIYRYNLQTGESELYREPQVDFNPDDYETKQVFYPSKDGTKVSLFITHKKGITLDGNNPTLLYGYGGFNIPLTPSFSVSNLVWMERGGVYAVANLRGGGEYGEQWHEAGMKGRKQNVFDDFISAGEWLIANQYTSSEKLAIAGGSNGGLLVGACLVQRPDLFAAALPAVGVMDMLRFHKFTIGWAWCDEYGCSENADEFPTLYGYSPLHNTQSGTDYPATLITTSDRDDRVVPSHSFKFAAALQEAQGGKAPILIRIETKAGHGAGKPTSKQIEEVVDKWAFLSAILGMERGIHSRPS encoded by the coding sequence ATGCAAACATTCCAGATTCCTCAAACCCGTAAAATTGCTCAGGTTGATAATTATCACGGTACGTTAGTTGCCGATCCTTACCGATGGCTCGAAGATCTCGAGTCCGATGAAACGAAAGCATGGGTGGAATCGCAAAATCAAGCAACCTTTGATTTTTTAGGTCAGATTAGCGATCGCCATCCGCTTAAAGAACGGTTGGAGCATTTATGGAATTATGAGAAATATGGTATTCCATTTAAACAAGGCGATCGGCTATTCTATTTCAAAAATAGTGGCATCCAAAATCAGTCCGTTCTCTACACTTTAGTCAATACTGAGAGCGAGCCAGAAATCTTACTCGATCCGAATATATTATCGGAAGATGGAACCATTGCTCTCTCCGGGATATCGGTTTCTGAGGACGGTCAATATTTAGCCTATGGACTATCCAAATCGGGTTCGGATTGGCAACAATGGCACGTTCGCAACATCGAAACTGGAGAAGATTTAAGCGATCGCCTAGACTGGATTAAGTTCTCTGGAGTGACCTGGTCGAAGGATAATCGCGGGTTTTATTACAGTCGTTATGCCGAACCCACAGAGGGACAAGCATACCAGGAACAGAATTTTTATGGCAAGCTCTATTACCATCAGTTAGGCACTCCACAATCGGACGATCGGCTCATTTACGAACGTCCCGACCAAAAAGAGTGGTTGTTTGGAACTGAGATTACTGAAGATGGAAAATATCTAATCATTTCTATCTCCCGTTCGACGGAATCGAAAAACTTGATTTTTTATCAAGATTTAACTGCAGAATCTGGCGAAATTGTGGAGTTAATTTCGGAGTTTATTGCCGGATTCGATTTAATTGGAAATGAGGGTTCGACATTTTGGTTTCAGACCAGTTTAGATGCACCAAAATGGCGCGTAGTTGCGATCGATTTGCAAACCCCAGATCCGCAAGAGTGGCAAGAGATTATTCCCGAATCCGAAAATGCGATCGCCAGCGTTAGTTACATCAATCGGAACTTTATCGTTCGCTATCTACAAGATGCCCATTCTCAGGTGCAAATTTGCGATCGCAGCGGTACGTTGCTGGAGACAGTAGAACTTCCTGGTGTCGGTTCTGCCAGCGGATTTAACGGCAAACCGGAGGATACGGAAACCTTCTATAGCTTTACGAGTTATACCACTCCCTCTCGCATCTATCGGTACAATCTGCAAACCGGAGAAAGCGAACTCTATCGCGAGCCGCAGGTGGACTTTAACCCAGATGATTACGAGACGAAGCAAGTCTTTTATCCGAGTAAAGATGGCACGAAAGTTTCCCTATTTATTACGCATAAAAAAGGCATTACTCTCGATGGTAATAATCCGACTCTCCTCTACGGTTATGGCGGATTTAATATTCCCCTAACTCCCAGTTTTTCCGTGAGTAATTTAGTTTGGATGGAGCGCGGTGGAGTGTATGCCGTTGCCAATCTTCGCGGAGGAGGAGAATATGGCGAGCAGTGGCATGAAGCGGGAATGAAAGGCAGGAAACAGAATGTATTTGACGATTTTATTTCTGCCGGGGAATGGTTAATTGCGAATCAATATACGAGTTCGGAAAAATTGGCGATCGCCGGTGGAAGTAATGGTGGATTGTTAGTTGGAGCGTGCTTAGTGCAACGTCCGGATTTATTTGCTGCCGCGCTCCCTGCCGTTGGCGTTATGGATATGCTCCGCTTCCATAAATTTACCATTGGTTGGGCATGGTGCGACGAGTATGGATGTTCGGAAAATGCCGATGAATTTCCAACGCTCTATGGCTATTCTCCCTTGCACAATACCCAATCCGGAACCGATTATCCAGCCACTTTAATTACAACCAGCGATCGCGACGATCGGGTTGTTCCTTCCCATAGTTTCAAGTTTGCCGCCGCTCTGCAAGAGGCGCAAGGTGGCAAGGCTCCCATATTAATTCGGATTGAAACAAAAGCCGGTCATGGAGCCGGAAAACCCACCAGCAAACAAATTGAAGAAGTGGTGGATAAATGGGCATTTTTGAGCGCTATTTTAGGAATGGAGCGTGGGATTCATTCCCGTCCAAGTTAA
- a CDS encoding DUF554 domain-containing protein translates to MFEFWTKTSGTWINVATVLVGTGLGLLLKQQLPQRMQRTITQGMGLITLYIGVSMAGSLSNASAGSIDGVVLAVISLTLGGILGEWWQIEERLNGFGDRLKRLFRGGGRFTEGFVTASLLFCVGPLTLIGSMNNGLTGDDSLLALKATMDGLVSIALAGSYGIGVGFSVITIILFQGGISVLAASVGQLLPDPAQDPRIFLVTGVGGIVMLGLGLNLLDISKLRIGSFLPAFLVAPLVYAIAQWIVNF, encoded by the coding sequence TAGGGTTGCTGCTGAAGCAACAGTTGCCACAACGGATGCAACGGACAATTACTCAGGGTATGGGGTTGATTACTCTGTACATTGGCGTCAGCATGGCAGGGAGTTTGAGTAATGCGAGTGCCGGTTCGATTGATGGTGTTGTGCTAGCTGTCATTAGCTTAACCTTGGGTGGAATATTGGGGGAATGGTGGCAGATTGAGGAGCGACTGAATGGATTTGGCGATCGCCTGAAACGGTTGTTTCGCGGCGGCGGACGATTCACAGAAGGTTTTGTGACGGCGAGTTTGCTCTTCTGCGTCGGCCCTCTCACCTTGATTGGCTCCATGAATAACGGACTCACCGGAGACGACAGCTTGCTGGCTTTAAAAGCAACCATGGATGGCTTGGTCTCAATTGCGCTCGCCGGAAGTTATGGCATTGGTGTCGGATTTTCCGTTATTACGATTATCCTCTTCCAAGGCGGAATCTCTGTCCTTGCTGCCAGCGTAGGGCAATTGTTGCCCGATCCAGCACAAGATCCGCGCATTTTCTTGGTGACTGGAGTGGGCGGTATTGTGATGTTGGGGTTGGGTTTGAATTTACTCGATATTAGTAAACTCAGGATTGGGTCATTTTTGCCGGCGTTTTTGGTAGCACCTTTGGTGTATGCGATCGCCCAATGGATCGTCAATTTCTAA